Proteins found in one Helicobacter colisuis genomic segment:
- the rplT gene encoding 50S ribosomal protein L20: protein MARVKTGVVRRRRHKKVLKLARGFYSARHKHFRKAKEQLERSLCYAFRDRKQKKRDFRKLWIVRINAACRINAISYSRFMFGLKKAGITLDRKILADIAMNEPQSFTKIVESAKKAL, encoded by the coding sequence ATGGCAAGAGTAAAAACAGGTGTCGTTAGAAGAAGACGCCACAAAAAAGTTTTAAAATTAGCACGCGGATTTTATAGTGCAAGACATAAGCATTTCAGAAAAGCAAAAGAGCAATTAGAAAGAAGTTTATGTTATGCTTTCCGCGATAGAAAACAAAAGAAAAGAGACTTTAGAAAACTTTGGATTGTAAGGATTAATGCAGCTTGCAGAATCAATGCGATCAGTTATTCTAGATTTATGTTTGGTCTAAAAAAGGCAGGGATAACACTAGATCGTAAGATTCTAGCAGATATAGCTATGAATGAGCCACAAAGTTTTACAAAAATTGTAGAAAGCGCCAAAAAAGCGTTATAA
- the rpmI gene encoding 50S ribosomal protein L35, producing MPKMKTNRGAAKRFKLKKNLIKRGSAFKSHILTKKRPRKIANLNAPKYVHSANSESVKKMLCMA from the coding sequence ATGCCAAAGATGAAAACAAATCGTGGTGCCGCAAAAAGATTTAAACTCAAAAAAAATCTTATCAAGCGTGGTTCAGCTTTTAAAAGTCACATCTTAACTAAAAAGCGCCCAAGAAAAATTGCAAATCTTAATGCACCCAAATATGTTCATAGCGCCAATAGCGAATCAGTTAAAAAAATGCTTTGCATGGCGTAA
- the infC gene encoding translation initiation factor IF-3 has translation MSKNVDVVLNEEIDFPEIRCVGDDGEQYGLISSDEALKIAESKGLDLVLIAPDAKPPVCKIMDYGKFRYQQEKRQKEAKKKQKQIEIKEIKLSVKIAINDINYKVKHAKEFLKENKHVRFRVFLRGREVSEPQVGFEVLNKVAAMLEDVANIDQDYKIEGRYVNMLVTPKK, from the coding sequence TTGAGTAAAAATGTTGATGTAGTCCTCAATGAGGAAATTGATTTTCCAGAGATTCGCTGTGTAGGCGATGATGGTGAGCAATATGGCTTAATTAGCTCTGATGAAGCATTAAAAATTGCAGAAAGCAAAGGTTTGGATTTGGTGTTAATCGCACCTGATGCTAAGCCTCCTGTATGCAAGATTATGGATTATGGAAAATTCCGTTATCAGCAAGAAAAAAGACAAAAAGAAGCAAAAAAGAAACAAAAACAAATTGAAATCAAAGAAATCAAACTTTCTGTAAAAATTGCAATTAACGATATTAACTATAAAGTTAAACACGCCAAAGAATTTTTGAAAGAAAATAAACATGTTCGATTCCGTGTATTTTTGCGTGGAAGAGAAGTGAGTGAGCCTCAAGTTGGCTTTGAAGTGCTTAATAAAGTTGCAGCAATGCTAGAAGATGTTGCTAATATTGACCAAGACTATAAAATTGAAGGTCGGTATGTTAATATGTTAGTAACACCAAAAAAATAA
- the thrS gene encoding threonine--tRNA ligase gives MMSQIIGFKTSDTIYDTQTASELKIEGEPIYFDNSPDSLAIMRHTCAHLMAEAIKSLYPEAQFFVGPVVEEGFYYDFRVNHKIGEEDLAKIESKMKEIAKKGEQITKYHLPRQEAIEKFKGDDLKQAVISRIPQGDGTLSIYSQGDFEDLCRGPHLPTLKLLNAFKLTKIAGAYLGGDEKAEMLVRIYGIAFADKESLNQYLRQMEEAKKRDHRKVGTEMELFTFDEEIGAGLPIWLPKGARLRRNLEKLLTKALIQRGYEPVRGPEILKSAVWKTSGHYSNYGENMYFTTIDGVEYGIKPMNCVGHIKVYQSALRSYRDLPLRFYEYGVVHRHEKSGVLHGLLRVREFTQDDAHIFCRPSQIATEVENIIDFTKKIMDSFNFSYEMEISTRPEKSIGSDEVWEEATQALKNALETCNIPYKIDEGGGAFYGPKIDIKITDAIGRKWQCGTIQIDMNLPERFKLEYTDESNSSKQPVMIHRAILGSFERFIAILTEHFGGEFPFFIAPTQIIIIPLGEAQESYAKELRNQLLNINVYAEIDSKNETLNKRIRNAEKQRVPMIVVLGEKEEKERIIAIRDRREKKQSTMGFDEFIKFSKEKMREVSF, from the coding sequence ATAATGTCTCAAATTATTGGGTTTAAAACAAGCGATACTATCTATGATACACAAACTGCTTCTGAATTAAAAATAGAAGGCGAACCAATTTATTTTGATAATTCCCCTGATTCACTTGCCATTATGCGTCACACTTGCGCACATTTAATGGCAGAAGCGATCAAATCTCTCTATCCAGAAGCCCAATTTTTTGTAGGTCCAGTTGTAGAAGAGGGATTTTACTATGATTTTAGAGTAAATCACAAAATTGGCGAAGAGGATTTGGCTAAAATTGAATCTAAAATGAAAGAAATTGCTAAAAAAGGTGAGCAAATCACCAAATACCACTTGCCACGCCAAGAAGCTATTGAAAAATTTAAGGGTGATGATTTAAAACAAGCCGTTATTAGCAGAATCCCCCAAGGTGATGGAACATTAAGCATTTATTCACAAGGTGACTTTGAAGATCTCTGTCGTGGTCCTCATTTACCTACTTTAAAGCTCTTAAATGCCTTTAAACTCACTAAAATTGCTGGAGCTTATTTGGGCGGTGATGAAAAAGCAGAAATGCTTGTTAGAATCTATGGTATCGCTTTTGCTGATAAGGAAAGTCTTAATCAGTATTTACGACAAATGGAAGAAGCCAAAAAGCGCGACCATAGAAAAGTGGGCACTGAAATGGAGCTTTTTACTTTTGATGAAGAAATTGGTGCAGGATTACCTATTTGGCTACCCAAAGGTGCGCGTCTCCGCAGAAATCTTGAGAAGCTTTTAACCAAAGCTTTGATTCAAAGAGGCTATGAGCCTGTAAGGGGACCAGAGATTCTAAAAAGTGCTGTATGGAAAACGAGTGGGCACTATAGTAATTATGGCGAAAATATGTATTTTACGACAATTGATGGAGTGGAATACGGAATTAAACCAATGAATTGTGTTGGACATATCAAAGTTTATCAAAGTGCTTTACGCAGTTATAGGGATTTACCTTTGCGTTTTTATGAATATGGAGTTGTGCATCGACATGAAAAAAGTGGAGTTTTGCATGGACTTTTGCGCGTAAGAGAATTTACGCAAGATGACGCTCATATTTTCTGTCGCCCTAGCCAAATTGCAACAGAAGTAGAAAATATTATTGATTTTACTAAAAAAATTATGGATTCTTTTAATTTCAGCTATGAAATGGAGATTTCCACACGACCTGAAAAATCTATTGGTAGCGATGAAGTTTGGGAAGAAGCCACACAAGCTCTAAAAAATGCCTTAGAGACTTGCAATATTCCTTATAAAATTGATGAGGGTGGTGGTGCATTTTATGGACCTAAAATTGATATTAAAATCACCGATGCAATTGGCAGAAAATGGCAATGCGGAACTATCCAAATTGATATGAATTTGCCAGAACGATTCAAACTAGAATACACTGATGAGAGTAATTCTTCAAAACAACCTGTGATGATTCATAGAGCTATTTTAGGGAGCTTTGAACGATTCATTGCTATTTTAACTGAACATTTTGGAGGTGAGTTTCCCTTTTTTATCGCACCTACGCAGATTATTATTATTCCACTTGGAGAAGCTCAAGAATCTTATGCTAAAGAGTTGCGCAACCAACTCTTAAATATCAATGTATATGCAGAGATTGATAGCAAAAATGAAACTCTCAACAAGCGCATTAGGAATGCCGAGAAGCAAAGAGTGCCTATGATTGTCGTACTAGGAGAAAAGGAAGAAAAAGAAAGAATAATAGCTATCAGAGACAGAAGGGAGAAAAAACAATCCACAATGGGATTTGATGAATTTATTAAATTTTCAAAGGAGAAAATGCGTGAGGTTAGCTTTTGA
- the ccsA gene encoding cytochrome c biogenesis protein CcsA has translation MNQIKTLLNSVIHGFCNFWVTFILLISYGTACAVATFIENDYGTPSARALIYDTQWFDLLHLLLVLNLVGLLILSKAWQRKKYASFLFHSSLVVIFIGAAITRYYGFEGVMHIREGEKSNIIQSREEFLTILAKMDDKFYRAFFPTTISPLVQQKFDYKLPFGNDNLEIKFLEYIPAQDKISPEILKVEMSYQDNKEVIEVVKNVMDHTPIPFDLGDAKFALEWGTRPITLPFSIELKDFQLERYAGSMSPSSYASEIAVIDEANKTETPYRIFMNNVLDYGNFRFFQSSYDQDEQGTILSVNRDPGKIPTYIGYAMLTLGLLWSFFAKNGRFYKLSRYLKAQNLALIASLALGALSLQTPLYANDANATQEQDLSPITQESILDLISTLKQNSNQHSKIFGKLLVQDFGGRVKPIDTLAMEYIHKITKKDNFLGLSNMQLFLGMMMYPNEFKKVKMIAIKTPKLKKLVGVDENQKYIAFDDAFHKDQYKLLNLLEEANRKKPALRDQFDKDIIEVDERINAAYLIYTAQSLRIIPDLSQETSTWYAPTEAMVGFSETDREQIHKLFRAYFASFHQGLVENNWENANLAIEALDHMQQKFGADLLPSPSKIDLEIFLNHYNIFDNLTLLYILAGIILFIIVLVQIFRNKNSDILTTKMLHLFIALLVLCHTIGLALRWYVGGHAPWSNAYESMIYIAWAAGFAGVFFFKRSYLALATSSFLAGISLFVAHLGFMNPQISNLVPVLKSYWLNIHVSIITASYGFLGLCFMLGAITLGLFIFRSKKYPQIDKTILTLHTINEMAMILGLAMLTIGNFLGGVWANESWGRYWGWDPKETWALISIVVYIIVLHTRFLPKGDNPYIFASLSVVAFYSILMTYFGVNFYLSGLHSYATGDPIPVPAFLYYFVAATFLLILLAARKSDLDSPKLNF, from the coding sequence ATGAATCAAATAAAAACACTCCTTAATAGCGTTATTCATGGATTTTGTAATTTTTGGGTTACATTTATTTTGTTAATCAGCTATGGCACTGCTTGTGCAGTAGCAACTTTCATAGAAAATGACTATGGAACACCTTCTGCAAGAGCACTAATCTATGACACACAATGGTTTGATTTATTGCATTTACTTTTAGTTTTAAATCTAGTTGGATTACTCATTCTTTCAAAAGCTTGGCAACGAAAAAAATATGCGAGTTTCCTTTTTCACTCCTCTTTAGTAGTAATTTTTATCGGCGCTGCAATCACTCGCTATTATGGCTTTGAGGGCGTTATGCATATTCGCGAAGGTGAGAAAAGCAATATTATACAATCCCGAGAGGAATTTTTAACTATCCTAGCTAAAATGGATGATAAATTCTACCGCGCTTTTTTCCCAACCACTATCAGCCCCTTAGTGCAACAAAAATTTGATTATAAACTGCCTTTTGGAAATGATAATTTGGAAATTAAATTCTTAGAATACATTCCTGCGCAGGATAAAATAAGCCCAGAAATTTTAAAGGTTGAAATGAGCTATCAAGACAACAAAGAAGTTATTGAAGTAGTCAAAAATGTTATGGATCACACTCCTATTCCCTTTGATTTAGGCGATGCTAAATTTGCATTAGAATGGGGAACACGCCCTATTACTTTGCCTTTTAGTATTGAATTAAAAGATTTTCAATTAGAACGATACGCAGGCTCTATGAGTCCTTCTTCTTATGCTTCAGAGATAGCCGTAATTGATGAAGCCAATAAAACTGAAACTCCTTATAGAATCTTTATGAATAATGTTTTAGATTATGGTAATTTTAGATTCTTTCAGTCTTCTTATGACCAAGATGAGCAAGGAACAATTCTATCAGTGAATCGAGACCCAGGTAAAATCCCCACTTACATCGGCTATGCAATGCTAACTTTAGGGCTTTTGTGGTCATTTTTTGCTAAAAATGGTCGCTTCTATAAACTTAGTCGCTATCTCAAAGCTCAAAATCTAGCCCTTATTGCTTCTTTAGCACTTGGTGCTCTTAGTCTCCAAACACCACTTTATGCTAACGATGCTAATGCCACACAAGAACAAGATTTATCCCCTATTACACAAGAGAGTATTTTGGATTTGATTTCTACTCTTAAGCAAAACTCCAATCAACATTCTAAAATCTTTGGAAAACTTCTTGTGCAAGATTTTGGTGGCAGGGTCAAACCCATAGACACACTTGCTATGGAATATATCCATAAAATAACCAAAAAAGACAATTTCTTGGGGCTTAGCAATATGCAGTTATTCCTAGGAATGATGATGTATCCCAATGAGTTTAAAAAAGTTAAAATGATTGCAATTAAAACTCCTAAGCTTAAAAAGCTTGTTGGAGTAGATGAGAATCAAAAATATATTGCCTTTGATGATGCATTCCACAAAGACCAATACAAACTTCTCAACCTGCTTGAAGAAGCCAATCGCAAAAAACCTGCTCTGAGAGATCAGTTTGATAAGGATATTATTGAAGTTGATGAACGAATCAATGCTGCCTATCTCATCTACACTGCACAATCTTTAAGAATTATTCCTGATTTAAGCCAAGAAACTTCTACTTGGTATGCACCTACAGAAGCTATGGTGGGATTTAGTGAAACAGATAGAGAACAAATTCATAAACTCTTTAGAGCCTATTTTGCAAGCTTTCATCAAGGTTTAGTTGAAAATAATTGGGAAAATGCTAATTTAGCTATTGAGGCTTTAGACCACATGCAGCAAAAATTTGGTGCTGACTTGCTCCCAAGTCCTAGTAAAATTGACTTAGAAATTTTTCTAAATCACTATAATATCTTTGATAATCTCACGCTTTTATATATCTTGGCAGGAATCATTTTATTTATCATTGTTTTGGTGCAAATCTTTAGAAATAAAAACTCTGATATCTTAACAACAAAAATGCTCCATTTGTTTATTGCGCTTTTAGTTTTATGCCACACCATTGGACTTGCACTTCGCTGGTATGTGGGCGGACACGCACCTTGGAGTAATGCCTATGAATCAATGATTTATATCGCTTGGGCAGCAGGATTTGCTGGAGTATTTTTCTTTAAACGAAGTTATCTAGCCCTAGCTACTTCAAGCTTTTTAGCAGGAATCTCACTTTTTGTGGCACATTTAGGTTTTATGAATCCACAAATTAGTAACCTAGTCCCTGTCTTAAAATCCTATTGGCTTAATATCCATGTCTCTATCATCACAGCAAGCTATGGATTCCTAGGGCTTTGCTTTATGCTTGGCGCAATCACTTTGGGGCTTTTTATCTTTAGGAGCAAAAAATATCCCCAAATAGACAAAACTATTCTGACCTTACATACCATCAATGAAATGGCGATGATTCTGGGTCTTGCAATGCTAACGATTGGAAACTTCTTGGGTGGAGTTTGGGCAAATGAATCATGGGGAAGATATTGGGGTTGGGATCCCAAAGAAACTTGGGCATTAATTTCTATTGTTGTGTATATTATAGTTTTGCACACACGATTCTTACCAAAGGGCGATAATCCCTACATTTTTGCCTCTTTATCTGTTGTGGCATTTTATTCAATTTTAATGACTTATTTTGGGGTTAATTTCTATCTTTCGGGATTGCATTCTTATGCTACTGGAGATCCAATTCCTGTCCCCGCATTTTTATACTATTTTGTTGCTGCAACTTTCCTTTTAATTTTACTCGCTGCTAGAAAAAGCGACTTAGATTCGCCAAAATTAAATTTCTAA
- a CDS encoding SoxW family protein, with product MKIKNLLSILVLAFLMIGCEEKLDSNIISSGAKNTQEQLDALQNVDKNSYKEVADVFFETQKITTKDNKPYFLVFAANGCIYCDKLKELIRDDSKVKTILQNSYSPYYINLSYSKSHSVDFLKDAQETSELARLYNIKPTPTLVFVSPHGKTLFVYPGYMPKERFLATLEFIKSQNSDNKDEKEIAKELQELFQTQNI from the coding sequence ATGAAAATCAAAAATTTACTCTCTATTTTAGTCTTAGCATTTTTAATGATTGGCTGTGAAGAAAAGCTTGATTCAAATATTATTTCAAGTGGTGCAAAAAACACACAAGAACAACTTGATGCTTTGCAAAATGTTGATAAAAATTCTTATAAAGAAGTAGCTGATGTATTTTTTGAAACACAAAAAATCACAACTAAAGACAACAAGCCCTATTTTTTAGTTTTTGCTGCTAATGGTTGTATATATTGTGATAAGCTTAAAGAACTTATTCGCGATGATAGTAAGGTTAAAACTATCTTGCAAAATAGCTACTCGCCTTATTATATCAACTTAAGTTATTCAAAATCTCACTCTGTAGATTTCCTAAAAGATGCCCAAGAAACCTCCGAACTAGCGCGCCTTTACAACATTAAGCCAACTCCAACACTTGTTTTTGTTTCTCCTCACGGAAAAACTCTCTTTGTTTATCCAGGCTATATGCCAAAAGAGCGATTTTTAGCGACATTAGAATTTATCAAATCTCAAAACTCTGATAACAAAGATGAGAAGGAGATTGCTAAAGAATTGCAAGAGTTATTTCAAACTCAAAATATCTAA
- the hemH gene encoding ferrochelatase, producing MQNAKNIAVVLLNMGGPNSLGEVEVFLKNMFNDPYILPIKSNFFRSMVASFITYRRLEESKNNYRKIGNKSPLVEHTFKLCQKLEILDNSYFYTYAMRYTPPFANLVAKELQSKNIQEVVLFSLYPHFSYTTAQSSYDDFLKALKALNYQPKVHFIKHYFDNQSYNKAILNRIKETLGDEDSKAFHLIFSAHSLPQKNIDNGDPYQKEILANVDTLKEMLPKVGLEFASVQVAYQSKLGPVKWLEPSLGDCLKNYKGKKLIIYPIAFSLDNSETDFELSIQHKQEAEKIGILDYRVSKCLNDSEDFAKFILEQTKGILKKNT from the coding sequence ATGCAAAATGCAAAAAATATAGCCGTTGTGCTTCTTAATATGGGCGGTCCTAATTCTTTAGGTGAAGTTGAAGTTTTTCTAAAAAATATGTTTAATGATCCTTATATTTTACCTATTAAAAGCAATTTTTTTCGCTCTATGGTAGCGAGTTTTATTACCTATAGGCGCCTTGAAGAATCCAAAAACAACTACAGAAAAATTGGCAATAAATCTCCTTTAGTCGAGCACACTTTCAAACTCTGTCAAAAGCTAGAAATCCTAGATAATAGCTACTTTTACACTTATGCAATGCGCTACACACCACCCTTTGCCAATCTTGTTGCCAAAGAATTACAAAGCAAAAATATACAAGAAGTGGTGCTTTTTAGCCTTTATCCACATTTTAGTTATACTACCGCGCAAAGCTCTTATGATGATTTTCTAAAAGCTCTTAAAGCTCTTAATTACCAGCCCAAAGTGCATTTTATTAAGCACTATTTTGATAATCAAAGCTATAACAAAGCTATTTTAAATCGCATTAAAGAGACTCTAGGTGATGAAGATTCCAAAGCATTTCATCTTATTTTTTCTGCTCACTCACTTCCGCAAAAAAATATTGATAATGGCGACCCTTATCAAAAAGAGATTCTAGCTAATGTGGATACACTAAAAGAAATGCTACCTAAAGTAGGATTAGAGTTTGCAAGTGTCCAAGTTGCCTATCAATCTAAATTAGGACCTGTTAAATGGCTAGAGCCAAGCTTGGGAGATTGCTTGAAAAATTACAAAGGGAAAAAACTCATCATCTATCCTATTGCTTTTAGCCTTGATAATTCAGAGACAGATTTTGAACTCTCTATTCAACACAAACAAGAAGCAGAGAAAATAGGCATTTTAGACTACCGAGTCTCCAAATGTCTCAATGATAGTGAGGATTTTGCAAAATTTATCTTAGAACAAACAAAAGGGATCTTAAAGAAAAATACATAA
- a CDS encoding M99 family carboxypeptidase catalytic domain-containing protein — protein sequence MKLFFFKIFILFLFGLNFINAKNTPFNLYELKGDNDGSTLLVIGGIHGDEPGGYFAPSILADSYHILKGNVLVVPNLNPDSILAFKRGIYKDMNRKFAHIAPNDPDFDNVASIKEIITSPKVNFVINLHDGHGFYREKWENSIFNPKAWGQTYVIDQKMLDNIPFGNLDEIAKEIETKLNKELHYDFHTFGVRNTETRFKDEEQQNSLTYYAITHLKPALAIETSKNIKELPLKTLYQLNSIEALMQILGIEYTRNFTLDLKGVENKVKDYKTLNINNNITLELSEIKNTLNFIPLLKKDNQFTFTHPLGRIKKVKNGYEVYIGHQKISFLKPEYFSMQCSIESMEIEIDKSITKKVNFGKTLEFQEGFLIKKNPKARVNVIGYSKNGVVSEEEIFLTSTDINQNFSLDKKGKVYRIEIYEGKNFCGMINAKKVN from the coding sequence GTGAAATTATTTTTCTTTAAAATCTTTATCCTTTTTCTTTTTGGCTTAAATTTTATAAACGCCAAAAATACTCCTTTTAATCTCTATGAACTCAAAGGCGATAACGATGGATCAACTTTGCTTGTCATTGGCGGTATTCATGGGGATGAGCCTGGCGGATATTTTGCGCCTAGTATTTTGGCAGATTCTTATCATATTCTAAAAGGCAATGTTTTGGTTGTGCCCAATCTCAATCCTGATAGTATTTTAGCCTTTAAGCGCGGAATCTACAAGGATATGAATCGTAAATTTGCCCATATTGCACCTAATGATCCTGATTTTGACAATGTTGCTAGTATCAAAGAGATTATCACTAGTCCTAAAGTAAATTTTGTAATTAACCTTCACGATGGACACGGATTTTACCGAGAAAAATGGGAAAATTCAATCTTTAATCCAAAGGCGTGGGGACAAACTTATGTTATCGATCAAAAGATGCTTGATAATATTCCTTTTGGAAATCTTGATGAAATAGCCAAAGAAATTGAAACCAAACTCAACAAAGAATTACATTATGATTTTCACACTTTTGGAGTAAGAAACACTGAAACTCGCTTCAAAGATGAAGAACAGCAAAACTCTCTAACTTATTATGCCATTACTCACTTAAAACCTGCTCTTGCCATAGAAACTAGCAAAAATATCAAAGAACTTCCACTCAAAACCCTTTATCAATTAAACTCCATTGAAGCTTTAATGCAAATCTTAGGCATAGAATATACACGCAATTTTACTCTAGATCTAAAGGGTGTGGAAAATAAAGTAAAAGACTACAAGACTCTTAATATTAATAACAATATCACCCTTGAATTAAGCGAAATCAAAAACACACTTAATTTTATCCCCTTACTTAAAAAAGATAATCAATTCACTTTTACTCATCCACTAGGGAGAATTAAAAAAGTCAAAAATGGCTATGAAGTCTATATCGGACACCAAAAAATCTCTTTTTTAAAGCCTGAGTATTTTTCTATGCAATGTAGCATTGAAAGTATGGAAATAGAGATTGATAAAAGTATTACCAAAAAAGTCAATTTTGGAAAAACTCTAGAATTCCAAGAGGGATTTTTAATCAAAAAAAACCCAAAAGCTAGAGTTAATGTGATTGGTTATTCCAAAAATGGTGTGGTAAGCGAAGAAGAAATATTTTTAACCTCCACAGATATAAATCAAAACTTCTCACTAGATAAAAAAGGTAAAGTCTATAGAATCGAGATTTATGAAGGTAAAAATTTCTGCGGAATGATTAATGCAAAAAAGGTAAATTAA
- the gap gene encoding type I glyceraldehyde-3-phosphate dehydrogenase: MEKVKVFLNGFGRIGRCIARVALCEMQDKIEIVGINDLADSQMLAYLFVHDSVHQTHTITLDSYNSQTNRFVFNGIEIPFSNAKTPQEIDICGADIVIEASGLFLESDLVECHLQKGAKRVILSAPAKDSTKTFVLGVNHQDYKGEKIISNASCTTNALAPVIKLLDENFGVKNGILTTIHSYTNDQNLIDSVHRKGDFRRSRAAGINIIPTTTGAAKALHLVLPQMKNKLHGHSVRVPVADVSMVDLNVNLLKNATQESINTLFKQAALGHLRGILGVDESYGVSQDFVNCPLSGVVALDLTFVLEDMAKVMVWYDNEWGYSHRILEMAYFILR, from the coding sequence ATGGAAAAAGTTAAAGTTTTTTTAAACGGATTTGGCAGAATCGGACGCTGCATTGCACGCGTTGCGCTATGCGAAATGCAGGATAAAATTGAAATTGTTGGCATTAATGATCTTGCTGATTCTCAAATGCTTGCTTATCTTTTTGTGCATGATTCTGTCCATCAAACTCACACCATCACTTTAGATTCTTATAATTCACAAACTAATCGTTTTGTTTTTAATGGTATAGAAATCCCCTTTAGCAATGCAAAAACTCCGCAAGAAATTGATATTTGCGGAGCTGATATTGTTATTGAAGCAAGTGGATTATTTTTAGAAAGCGACCTTGTTGAATGCCATTTGCAAAAGGGAGCTAAACGCGTGATTTTATCAGCTCCTGCAAAAGATTCTACAAAAACTTTTGTTCTTGGTGTCAATCATCAAGATTATAAGGGAGAAAAAATTATCTCTAATGCAAGCTGCACAACTAACGCATTAGCCCCTGTTATCAAACTATTAGATGAAAACTTTGGCGTTAAAAATGGAATTTTAACCACCATTCACAGCTACACAAATGATCAAAATCTCATTGATTCTGTGCATAGAAAGGGTGATTTTAGGCGATCAAGAGCTGCTGGAATTAACATCATACCCACGACAACTGGAGCAGCAAAAGCCTTGCATTTAGTCTTGCCCCAGATGAAAAATAAGCTCCACGGACATAGTGTGCGTGTCCCTGTAGCTGATGTTTCTATGGTTGATCTCAATGTTAATCTCCTAAAAAATGCCACTCAAGAATCCATTAACACTCTTTTTAAACAAGCTGCACTTGGTCATTTAAGGGGAATCTTGGGCGTTGATGAATCTTATGGTGTTTCTCAAGATTTTGTCAATTGCCCCTTAAGTGGAGTTGTGGCTTTGGATTTAACTTTTGTTCTAGAGGATATGGCAAAGGTTATGGTTTGGTATGATAATGAGTGGGGATATTCTCATCGTATTTTAGAAATGGCTTACTTTATATTAAGATGA
- a CDS encoding Bax inhibitor-1 family protein, with protein sequence MSLYDRKPMNNYGQYTESSFAQSDMALVSFVKQTYQLFAGSLLAATIGAYIGISTLGGVVAQYYIGFVILELALLVGLFFTKAKPGINLLMLFAFTFVSGLTLTPILSRVLGMPGGASIVAQAFLLTTAIFGVMSIFALRTKKDLASMGKILFIALIVVVIGSLINLFLGSPILQVAIAGVSAILFSIFIAYDTQNIVRGLYDSPVTAAVSLYLDFLNLFVSLLQLLGIFGSREE encoded by the coding sequence ATGTCATTGTATGATAGAAAGCCAATGAATAACTATGGGCAGTATACAGAAAGTAGCTTTGCGCAAAGTGATATGGCATTGGTTAGCTTTGTAAAACAGACTTATCAGCTTTTTGCAGGTTCGCTTTTAGCAGCAACTATTGGTGCTTATATTGGTATTAGCACTTTAGGTGGTGTGGTAGCGCAGTATTACATTGGATTTGTAATTTTAGAGCTTGCATTGCTTGTTGGATTGTTTTTTACCAAAGCAAAACCGGGCATTAATCTTTTGATGCTTTTTGCTTTTACTTTCGTGAGTGGTTTGACATTAACTCCAATTCTTAGCAGAGTGCTTGGAATGCCTGGTGGAGCTTCTATTGTAGCACAGGCGTTTTTATTGACAACAGCGATTTTTGGCGTAATGAGTATTTTTGCACTTCGCACTAAAAAAGATTTAGCGAGTATGGGCAAGATTCTGTTTATTGCTTTGATTGTTGTTGTGATTGGCTCACTTATCAATCTTTTTTTGGGAAGTCCGATTTTGCAAGTTGCAATTGCAGGGGTAAGCGCAATTTTATTTAGTATTTTCATTGCCTATGATACACAAAATATCGTAAGAGGACTTTATGATAGCCCCGTTACGGCAGCAGTAAGCCTTTATTTAGATTTTTTAAATCTCTTTGTGTCCTTGTTGCAATTGCTTGGAATCTTTGGATCTAGAGAGGAATAA
- a CDS encoding thiamine-phosphate pyrophosphorylase has product MNQLSDSELRILDANLNRLREGIRVVEDILRYSFNEKALALKLKDLRHSCRLKNFHSLLNSRDSQNDVLKTSIPQEQIRKGLKDIVIANFKRTQESARVLEEILKLQKIEESEQFKNIRYALYVLEKEIFNALFMN; this is encoded by the coding sequence TTGAATCAACTCTCTGATTCAGAGTTAAGAATACTTGATGCCAATCTTAATCGTTTAAGAGAAGGTATTAGAGTAGTTGAAGACATTTTGCGCTATAGCTTTAATGAAAAAGCTTTGGCGCTCAAACTAAAAGATCTTCGCCATTCTTGCAGATTAAAAAATTTTCATTCTTTGTTGAATTCAAGAGATTCTCAAAATGATGTTTTAAAAACTTCTATACCACAAGAACAAATACGAAAAGGTTTGAAAGATATTGTGATTGCTAATTTTAAGCGCACTCAAGAATCAGCGCGAGTTTTAGAAGAGATTCTTAAGCTTCAAAAAATTGAAGAAAGTGAGCAATTTAAAAATATCCGTTACGCTCTTTATGTTTTGGAAAAAGAAATCTTTAATGCTTTGTTTATGAATTAG